In the Rhea pennata isolate bPtePen1 chromosome 4, bPtePen1.pri, whole genome shotgun sequence genome, aattaaaattgTTTCCCAGTAACATGGGAGAGTTGTATTTTGGGGGGCAAGGTGCTGCCTGAAGTCACTAAAACAGTGGCTGCCTTTCCAAGCTCACCAGTCTCCTGTCATTCCAAGCAGGGAGGCTTTGTGAATGATACTGGTAATCTGAACACCTGCATCACCTTCTGCTTTCATATTTCAATCTTGAGAAAGACATGTGTGAGCGCTAAGAAAACCAGTGTCTGGTGTGCTCAGGATCTGCCAGTCACGTGAAGATAAAATGGAGCAGAAAGCTCAGTACTTTGAAGAAATCAATATTCAGTGTTAGAACACTGTATTACCTTCCGCAAGTATTCTAATGAGGAGGGAAAATAATCTAATTTTGCAGGGTCTCATAACAAGGCAAAGCTATGTCCTATGTACCGTATGAGTATGCTTTAGATActcttttttccctgcattGTTACAGCTTTAAATTTGTCCACTCGAATGTGCAGCTCTTGACAGTGGTGAAGTTACTGCTCAGTAGTAGCAGTACTTGAGGTTTTCACTCTACATCATCAGAATTGCTACCTCACCCTTAATTTAAAGCCATTTTTGAATTGCGTCTCCACCAACCCCCACCCCAAAACCCAAGAAAGCCTTGGATTTTTAAGAGTTGTGCTGTAAAGACAGCAGTACAGATGTGACCAGCCACGTGGGTGGGGTGTTGAGGGGAGATCCTGCATGCCACTGATGGTGGGCTGGATCAGATTGTGCTGCAGAACTTGACTCCTCCTGACGTGTCCTAGCTTAGACTGAACATAGGCAAAAGTCTGAATTCTTAGATGTTAATGGTGcaattctccttttttctttgtcctaTGAGAGTATCAGTTTTTACCTGGAAAATGCTTCGAACTTTCGGAGCTGCCTTTCACTAGCAGATGGGCACACGCAGATGGGCCTGCCCCTCGGGACAGGCAGTGCAGACCCTCGGGAGGAGAGGCCCTGCTGTAGGATGTGGCAGTAGAGCAGCCAGGTTGTGGGAGGGAACTTCCAGGCACATcggaattggggggggggggggcaggggagaaaggatACAGGTTGGGTGAGCAGAGTGAGGCCCTTGCTTCCACTCATCCAGCTGTGCTGGCATCGGTGTAGATTCTCTTCCCTGAACTTGGGAGAGCACGTGCTCACGCAGTAAAACaggatctttttcttctgctgctgaaacTAAGCTGCATCTCCCTCAACACAGGTCCTTGCCCCATCTCATGGCCAAGCAGATCCTCCCTCATCCTTGCTGATGTTCACACATGCACTGCAGATCACACTGCTTGCAGAAGAGTGTAGAGTGGACCATATAAAGCAGGTGGAATGAACAGATGTTCCCTGCTGTTTTCTATTCATGTAGCAAATGCTGAAGGCCTTTTAGGCCCCCAGGACTTCCAGGAAAGGAAATAGGTAGAGCCAAGCTATCCAGGAGAAGACCAAGGATGGGACTGCATGTTCTGGCCTATGAGAGTGGGATCCTGCATGGTTAGAGGGCGATTTCTGAGGGATAGTAAGGTTTGATCCTAGCACAGGACAAGGCAGTCGGCTAACAGATGCCTGGAGGTTTCTCCGGGAACCTGTAACTACATGATTTGGAGTACGTTTTTACGTGACAGGATAAACCGACATATCATTTCACCACTGCTGAAAGAGAGAAGATCCTGTCTCCCCCATGCACCCATGCTCCACTCCCAGCCACACCGTCCCACTACTCCTCTCATGCCAACTCTGCTCCTCATCAAGTCCCTTCGTGCCTTGATTTAATTCACTGATGTGATGGAAACCACAAACCACATATGTTTTTCCGCTCTTTTTGCAAGTTAAATCAGCTCTGCAAACCACCTATCAGGTAAAAGAGGGGGCAGAGAAGAATGGAAGGGACGTTGGCTGGGAGGCGGGTGGGAATGGATCTGTTCTCCTTAAGCAGCAGAGATCTCCTATGTTATCTCAGCTGTACACAAAACTGCAGCCTTGGTTTCTGCTCTGTTTCCTCTTGTGAAtctatttaaatgcaaaaccagtttccttttattttcttgattcaAATTAAACACTGTATTCCTTTTGAAACACAGATTTCTGCTGATGGTTACGAAGTTGAGAATCTCATCTCTGAAGACCTTGCCAGGAGAAATCGTGGTTTCCGCAGCGAGTACTTTATCAAGCCTCCAGTCCACATCACTATCTCTTTTCCCTTCAACATTGAGATCTGCAGGATTAATATCGACATCTCATCTGGGGGATACCAAACCTTCACTGGGCTTGAAGTTTACACCTCTACCTCATGCAACAAAACTTCTTGGCAGAGCCCCGAGGGTCAATTCTCAGGTCTGGCCGGTCAGCCTGTGTCGGACAAAGACGCTTTCACGCTGGTGGGCAAAGCTGTCctaaaaaatcaaagcaaagtgACGTTTGGCCACAGAGGCTTCAAGCCGAGGCCTCCCTTCCATCAGATGGAAAATGTCCTCTCCTATCCTGGTTCTGCATCTCAAGACCTCTGGAACAAAGGGCCTGCCTCGCTAAGCAACGTGTCACACTTAAAAATCTGCATCACCCACGTGGCCGGTGGCGGCCTACCTTGCATCAAGAGGCTGGAGGTGTGGGGGCAGCCTGCGAAGTCGTGCCCGCAGGAAGTGATTGAAGGTGTGCTTCAGGTGGCCTCCCAGTGCTTCGCCCAGGACGTCGGCAGCCTCAAGCCAGAGCTCTGGACGCCAATGGAGAGCGACTGCGTGCCCTTTAGCACCAATGACAGCGAGCAGCAGACCCTCCGCAAGCTGGTGGACGTCGTCCAAGATATCCCCGAAGAATTCCTGGATCCCATCACTCTGGAGATCATGACCTTCCCCATGCTCCTGCCTTCGGGGAAGGTGATCGACCAGAGCACCTTGGAAAAATGCAACCGGAGCGAGGCCTCCTGGGGCAGGGTACCCAGCGATCCTTTCACTGGGGTGGCCTTCAGCCAGCACTCGCAGCCCCTACCTCACCCTACCCTCAAGGCCAGGATAGACCACTTCCTCTTACAGCACAGCATCCCTGGCACCAACCTCCTTGGGAGGGCTCATGCCTCAGAAATGCTCACACCTTCTTCCATAACAAtgtcttctctgaaaagaaaaatggactGTATGGATCAAAGCTCTGTGCAGCCACcgtatttttcttctacaaacTTACTTGTCACGTCTACCTCAGAGAACAGtgctaaaaaaatgaaaactgacaGTGACTCACACTTGATCCAAATGGACTGTTCAACAGGTATCTTGGCTCCCTAATTCACATCTCTTTCTTAACTGTCTTGACGGCCTGTGACCAGGTGTTCAAGTGAGGAGACTCCAACCCAGATTCCCACGCCACCTCTGAAAAGCTTTAAAGCTATTGTATTTTGCTGTTGATAGACATCATGGAAATCAGTTTTTTGTCTTACTTATgtcccctctcctcagcacaaCCTGCTTTCCACAGGTGGTATCTGCTTCCATTCCgtgctgttatttttctcatctctagGCTCGTTGTTCTCCCCTTGTTGGTCTGTGCAGTCTGTTTCAACTGTTTCACACCTCTCTTCATCTCCCTCAGGTGtccctgtttctcttttcatttatatttcttttctgcttgttgCTCTCAAGTCACTGGCATGTGGAgacaaccttttttttcctaatgtggTTTCATTGGTggttttgggttgttttttttaatcagggGTAATTTATTAGCCTGGACATCCACTGATTGCTGAAGGCTGTTGCAGGAGTATAGGACACTCTCTGTAGGTTTAGCTGCTCCAGCACATCAAGATTTAAGGGCTGGGGGCTTCTTAGGAAGTGGCagtctttagaaagcaaggGTGATTGATTTATAGTTTTAAGTACCAAGGCAATTCACACCTCTCTCCAAAAATCTGTTCCCTCTTGTGGCTTATTCTCAAATGATTAGTACCTTCAGCTTCTAGCCCATGGTGGAAAGCTTGGCTCGTGGGTAATTGCTCATCTGGACTCCATGCTAGTTCTTTTGCTAGAATCTACATCTATTTTGCTGTGCTTGATTTCTGCCTTGTTGGTACAGGAATACCTGAAATGTATCGGAGTTGCTGCCTTTGCAACTCGTACGTGGATATAATTGCATTTCGTACAGCAAAGTCTCTGTCATCTTAAACTGAGTTACTGCTTTAGGTAACAATCCCGTGGTGAGGAGGAAGGTAAACATCAGCTGGGTGGAGGGAGAGAGGCATCTTTAGCAATCTAtttgggaggaaggaaagagacaTCTTTAGCAGTCTAGTATTTAGATGAGACCGAAGAGAGCTGCAGTGTCTCGGAGGCCATGCGTTGCAAGCAGTGTGGTCTGTGTAGGACGGTATAAATACACGGTGCACACATGTCTTCTGGACACAGAAGGGCTGTCTCTTTAGGCAGGTAAGTTGAGTTTTCTTACGTGTATTCTCTAAATAGTCATCTGAAACATATCAAAAGGTGGTCCACAGCTTCTGACTGCTGTTAGTGCCTGCTAGTGCGTAGCgctcccttcttcctcctccccaaagTGCTAAACAATAGTGTTTGGAGGGAGAagctttgatttaaaacaaattctttaaaGACTTACTTTAAAATAGCTGGTGTTTCGGCAGTACCAGAAATAGTAGGAGGGAGTCGGACTGCACGTTTCTGCTCTGATCTCTCATCTGGAGCTTGTTCTGTATTTAGGAAGAGTCGCTcgttatttttattacagaggCACGTAGTAGGGGGGCCACAGGGCTTTGACCTGTGTGGTCCTGGAGCTCTCAGGAGAGTCGTGCCCATAGTAAATAAAGCACAGTGCATGGCCCAGAGAGCATGTTTCCATATCTTCAGTATTGCATCAGCCTTGATTGCTGTAGTAAATGTGCAGCTATAATTCCAAAGTCTTCCTCTGGGAGACTTATTTAACAGAATTAGTGGTGCAGACACCATTTTCTTAATGCATAGACTTAATCAAAGCCAGGCATTCGGTGTTGTGCAGGAGAAAATGCTGTTGTATCCTTCAGGAAAAGCTCCTGCTCTTGTATCTTTGGCTTTATCCCTTGGCTCAGGTTTAGgttactgaaatagaaaaaatacttaGTACTCCAGGTTTTACATGTGGGTTAAATGTTCCCAGGTAGCTGCACAAAGCAAACCTGAGAGCTCGGTGCTGGGGCCCCAGGGAGAGCCCCAAACCTGCAAACACCAACAGACCTGAGCACCCGCTGTTTGATGGCACTGGGGCATTTGACTCCCTTCTTTGAGAAGTTCCTAATGACATTGATGTCTGGCAGGACTCAAAGGGCTTTTCATCTTTAGGATCCAAAGGTTTTTCCCCCAAAGACATGAAGCACTACATCCCCATCCCGGCACTTCAGTGGGGAAAGAGATCTGAGAAAATCAGTGACAGAGCTTCTAAAATCCTTAGTGTTGTCCCTTTTGAAATGTTCCAGAGACAAGGCAGTATTTCTGTTGGCACGCTGACGGCTTGCTCGTTCCTGATGCCTGCTGCTTGAGCTTGTGCTTCTCTTTGCAGATCTGGTCTCTCATGAACAAAGACTGTCAGAAAGTTTGGACACGGCCTTGAACTCTGCGCTCAGCTCGATGCCGTCGTTTACGGCAAAGTTGATGAGGGGTCAGCAGCAGGCGCACAGCGAGGGAGGCTGCAGTAGTTCGTGGAACGCAGGCACCGTCCTCGGTAAGCAGCAAGCCCCTCTGCTCCACGTTTGGGAGCAAGGGAGGAGAACGGTAAGTCATGACTGCATTAGAAGGGAGGGTTGTGCAACTGCTCAGCGTCTTTCCATGTCTCTTTGGACCAAAATATCCCCAAAGTGTCTCTCGGTGAGTCTTACTTATCAGTGCCAACCTACTGCTATTTTAACTTGGCGGTTTAATGGCTTGTTCTCCTCGTGAGGCACGGTGCTCAGCCTAGCCTGCACCTGATTAGTCCAGACTGCCTCCACGAGGGTTCACCCCATGTCGAGGCTTTGGCTGTACTCAGGCTGATCTGCGCTGGGTGCAGGCTGGGGAGCTGTCGCTTGGACAGGGAGTAAGTCCGGCATGGAGAGCAGGCTTGAACCCGCACCTGATCGGCCGTGGAGGTGCAGCCAGAGAGGAGTAAGTCTAGCAGATACCACAAAGCACACTGAACCCGAAGAGTAACAGGTAACAATAACAATGTCACAGGCTGATGGGCCAACTGTGTGCCCAGAATCCCATCAGCTTTGCATTCACCGGCCAGGCTGTTGAGTCCTTGCAGTTTTCATTACACCTGTTATCTAGACAAGCTTATCAGCTGCGCCGGCTGAGTACACACCATGAACAACTTCCTCGGGAAGCACAGAAGCTGTGTCAGAAGCACCAAACCTTTCTACATCCCTCCGCAAGCTGCCTGCTTGCTCTTCCCCGAGTAAGGCTCTGCCTGTTCGTAGCAGAGAGGTGTATTTGGGAGTGCCAGGGTGGGTTCAGAGACACCAGGTGACCCTGAGAAAGGGCTGTGGGTGTGCAGCTCCCAGTGACTGTGTCTCTGAGTAGCTTTTGCTCTTCCACGGTGACGTTAAGCTATTAAGCTTTTACTGTCTGGTTTAAAATTGCTGCTGTTTAAGAGTTGTCTGAGTAGCCCTTTATAGGTACTATGTGACAGGAATACAAAGCAATGCTTAAAGCTTTGCAGGCAGGAGTCAGTGATTAATTCAAAtgttgaaaaaggaaaaggaggctGATTTGGCCTTGGCAAGAGTGAAAAGCCCTTTCTTATTATCTGTCCTCAATTAAAAAACCTGACGGTGCAAATGCCATTTAGCCGCAGCCCCTCCTGAGCACAAAACCGTGGAGGCCGGAGCACTCCCTCCTCCGTTAGAGCGACGGAGGAAACGGGCTGCGGTTCTGAGATGCGAGCGCCTGCGGCTCTGCCGTGCGTCTGCTGAGAGGGAGGTTCTCGGCTCGTGAGCGGGGTTGAGCACGTGAGTCCCGCTCGGTCTGGGACGGCGCAGCGTTGGCCCGCCGACTGAGCTGGTTCTCCTGTCGACTTTGCAGAGCACGGGAGGAGCAGCCAGACCCAGGGATGCGCTTCCTGCTCCAAAACCTTCTCCTCTTACTTCAAAACGGAGCCAGTCTACCAGCTTCCCTGTGGCCACCTCATGTGTCGCCCGTGCTTAGCCGAGAAGCAGAAGTCCTTATCGATACTGTGCGAGAGCTGTAAAAGGTCGGTCGCCACCCACGACGTGAGGAGGGTTCACTTCTAAGGCTTCGGCTACCAGAGCCTGCCGGGAGGACGAGACCGGGAGCCGCTGCTATTCCATTTGTCCGTACTGATTATACGAGGATGAAGGCCTTTCGAGAGCTTGCCAGATGAGCACCCGTGACTGAGGAGAGGACTTGGTCTTCTTGTGCTTACCGAGtagtgggggggaggggggttagAGCATCACGCCTGAGCAAAGCGGTCTGAGGATAATAAAAGCCATAGCTTCTTTAACAAGGAATATGTATTTATACGGAATGATTTCCACCCGTCACACCTGCCCTCTTACCACACTCCCAGTGGCTCAGTGGTTAGCATAGGTGCCTTTTTGGACTGTGAGTTTAGCTTCCCTGTGAGTTCAAACCGTTTCAATATTTGATGAGCAGCCATTCGGTCACGGACCGGGTGAAGTCCCTGCGATTGACAACACGCAAGCTACCTGACTTCTCCCCTTGGCCACCCCTCTGCCCTCCTCGCTGGGCTGCAGGAGCACATCCGGCATCGTGCCGGAGTCCCGTTAAGTCCTGAAGAGAAGCCATGGTCAATGGGCCGAGTTCCTGGCAGCGATCTCATTCTGCTCATACCAACTCTGTAGAAAAGCCATTGCATTACACAACATGTCACTCTCAGTTTATGTCGTGTGACTGGACCAGCTCCCGTCTGGCTGATAGACATTTAAGCCTTAATAAAATTATGGTTAAAGTCAGGTTCGCTTTCTGACTCGTAATTGGTCTCACCGTGTGTCTTAATGATTTCGTGTTGTGAATCTCTTTGCAGGGTACTGAATAAATGGGCTGGAAAAAGCCAAGGCAACACAAGAGATGATTATGTGCAGACCTGTAGGTTTTAGAGGGGTCATTGCAGCAACCCCATGTGCTGTCACTATCAGGTTTTTCAGGACTGAGATTCCGGTATTTAAAGCTGAGGAGATCTGGTTTGCAGAGAGCTGTTCAGAAGAAGCCAGAAATAAAAGGGCTTGGGTATGGTCTGTGTCTGGCATGTCCTGGATGTGCTGAGGGTAAGGTGGCAGCAGTGGTTTGCCATCTACATGTCCCCTCCCTGCTGTTGGCCCTTAATTGGCAATTTTTGCGCTGCAAAGCGGACATCGCTGGCTGATGGCCTGTGCCAGTTTCTCTGGGGTATCAGCCCTCAAGCTGAATCAACTCACCTTGcatataataattttttttgagcTATTTATGAGGCAACTACTTGCTGAGTAACGTGTGATGTCCAACGTGTTAGAAGTCTCTGGCAAGCTCATCAAGGCGAGCCCTAACGAGCCCACAGTTCGGCAGCAGCCGAAGCCCTGTTAAGCCTGCGGTGGTGGCATGTTTGTACTGACCCATGCAGGAGTGAGTCAGCGCTCACAGCGCCTCCACCCCGGGTCTTCTCCGGGGACCGCTCGCGCCCCAAGAAGCTGCCCCTGTGCACAGCTGGAAGGCGCAGGCTCGATTGCTGGCGTTAGCAAAACTGGGGCGCCTCCGCCTAAAGCCAAAGCTACAGCTCAGCCGGCATCTTTTCTGCCCCAAAGTGTTTCATGAAATCCTGACTGTGGCGGGATACAGGCTGGGATTCAGCTCTCCCGGCTCGAAGGGGAGTTATCGGTGCAGGGTCCCGACGTGGAGGGGAACGAGGGAGCGGGCGCGCGGCTTGACGGAGTGCTCGAGGCAGCAAGGATGTCAGGAGGACATCTGGGCCACCCCACTCCAAGGAGGGCTGGCCTCCGTGGCGCGGCGGGGTGCGCAGAGCCTTCATCCACCCTCTGTCTCCTCCCTCTTCTCTGCTGGTCTCTCCCCTTTGAGAGAAGGTTGGGACTCGGGTGGCCCCTCGGGCCGACACGGGCGGGCAGGTGGCATGAAGGCCCCTCTGCGCGCTCGGACTCCACCCGTGCAGGAGCCTTTGCACCCAGCTAGGAGCAATTCCTGCGGCTGATCGCTCAGGCTGCACGTGAGCCTGGGCTCCTTCCCGCTCAGCACGGGAACGCGCCATTCCTGCCGACGGGCTCGGGCCGTCTGCGTCTTGCGCTGCCAGGACTTCCCCTGGCATCTTCCGCCCTGCTCCGGAGCCGGGCAGCACTCCGAGGAGCGAGCGAGCATCGCCCTCAAGGTCCCTGCAGAACGGGCAGGTGCCCCAAGACTGATTTTCCAGCACCGAGTCCGTCCCTGGTGCTAGCAGGCTGCACATCCCTCGCAAATGAGCATCAGCGCCGGCATCTGTCACgtggaggaagcagaggagcgTCTTCCAGGTGAGCAAAGGTGGGTCTGGGCAGAGCCAAAACTGCCTCTTCCCGGGCAGGTTGGAGAGTTAAAGCCCTTGGTTGCTGCCTCCCCCCATCCACTCACCCAGCTCCGCTGGTCTCCCTTGGAGCCCGACACCGGCGGCGCcgccgtccccccccccccccccccccccaccaccaccaccaccacctccccaTCACCTTTCCACCGGGCGAGGACAACCCGCTGCCGACCAGTGGGTCGTGGTGACTGCCCGAAGCGGCCGCCTCCGCTTAAACACAGCCGAGAGAGGCCGATTGCAGGAGCATCGATTCCCGGCGAGGGGAGCGAGGTGTCGCTCGGCGCCGCGACCCTGCTGCGTAACTAAAACTCCTGCGCTGGAGCAAAATGTTGgggtttcctttaaaaaaaaaaaaaaaaaaaggtttctttttgcctcttccGCAGCGTTAAAGGCTGAGCCGAGCTGCGGAGCACCCCAACACCCGGGGAAAGGgcaaggaaaaaacaataaataaataaaaaccaaaccCGCGCGCGGAGGCACCAACCGCAGCGGGGAAGCGATCGCAAGGTTtcccgcggccggccggggtCGATCCTCGGGAAATCCCGCGCTGCAGCTTCGCCCCggggtgtttttcttttttttccctttctccccgTTGCAGCCGGCCGAGCGGCCGCTCTCGCCCCCGTGCCGCGTCGGGCTCCCGCCTGATGCCGCTAAGCGatgccgcggcgcggccgcaacccatgggggaaaaaaaaataataataaaataaataaaaaccagcTTATTAACCTTCCCGGACTTGCAAGAGCGTAATTACATTTTAATCGCATATGCCCGCGTTTTAGCATTCCCGACACGCAGTCATTTGCATGCCGctcgggccgccgcgggcccgcgctggcgagcggggcggcggcggaggcgacgtcccccccccgcccgccgccgccaccgcgccTGATTCCCCGCTGCATGTTAATGGCACGTCGGCCGGGTCGCCCTCCGCCGCCGGGCGCTTCCCGGCGggacccccccgcccccggccgcccgcgccgcggaaGGCCGGCGGGGACGGCGAGGAATAATTCGTGCCGCCGGGGCGCCTTTCCGCtcgcgccccgcggccgcgcatCTAACGAGCTCGTTTAGCGGCGCGGGCaaaccggggggggggggttgcaccATCCTCCTCTTCCAACGCGCCTTAGTTTTCCGCCTcgggttttttttcttttttttttcttgttttttttttggcgtCGCCTTTGCAACGCCGCCAGGAGCTGCGAACCCTCCGGCGCCGTTTCTGGCCGCCCAGCGGTACCACGAGCGTGCCAGGACTCAGCGCAGGCCGTAAGGGCCTGCTGCTTGCCAACAGGACAGTCAATGCCAGACCCCAAAATGCcgtattttttggggggaggggggtcccCCACCTTTCTGCTGTTGTTTTgctccccgcccccccgcgccaGGGGAGAGCACCAGCGGGACGCCAAGGATGCTGCAGGGAAACCGAGGCAGGGCCGGCTTTCGGGCAGCAGCCGCCCGCTTTGCACCGCGGCCGAGCCCCACACTTGTGCATGCTCCTTCTCCCCGCAAATCCTGAcatagccccccccccccccaaaaaaaataaat is a window encoding:
- the UBOX5 gene encoding RING finger protein 37, producing the protein MVINVCLPQFKPRIHCNKISADGYEVENLISEDLARRNRGFRSEYFIKPPVHITISFPFNIEICRINIDISSGGYQTFTGLEVYTSTSCNKTSWQSPEGQFSGLAGQPVSDKDAFTLVGKAVLKNQSKVTFGHRGFKPRPPFHQMENVLSYPGSASQDLWNKGPASLSNVSHLKICITHVAGGGLPCIKRLEVWGQPAKSCPQEVIEGVLQVASQCFAQDVGSLKPELWTPMESDCVPFSTNDSEQQTLRKLVDVVQDIPEEFLDPITLEIMTFPMLLPSGKVIDQSTLEKCNRSEASWGRVPSDPFTGVAFSQHSQPLPHPTLKARIDHFLLQHSIPGTNLLGRAHASEMLTPSSITMSSLKRKMDCMDQSSVQPPYFSSTNLLVTSTSENSAKKMKTDSDSHLIQMDCSTDLVSHEQRLSESLDTALNSALSSMPSFTAKLMRGQQQAHSEGGCSSSWNAGTVLEHGRSSQTQGCASCSKTFSSYFKTEPVYQLPCGHLMCRPCLAEKQKSLSILCESCKRSVATHDVRRVHF